The genomic segment CGCGTCTCGCTCGGCGTGCAGGCGCTCGACGACGCCTCGCTGAAGGCGCTCGGCCGCATGCACAGCGCGCGCGAGGCGCTCGATGCCGTCGCCATCGCGCGCCGCGCGTTCGACCGCTATTCGTTCGACCTGATCTACGCCCGGCCCGACCAGACGCCGGCGATGTGGGCCGACGAGCTCAGGCACGCCATCGATGAAGCGGCCGAGCATCTGTCGCTCTATCAATTGACGATCGAGGAAGGCACGCCGTTCTTCGGCCTGCACCAGGCCGGCAAGCTAAAGACGCCGGACGAAGCGGTCGCACGCGCGCTCTACGACGTCACGCAGGAGACCTGCGACAAGCTCGGCCTGCCCGCCTACGAGATCTCCAATCACGCCCGGCGCGGCGCCGAGTGCCGGCACAATCTGGTGTATTGGCGCGGCGAGGAATATGCCGGCATCGGCCCCGGCGCACATGGCCGCCTCGACATTGACGGGATCAGGCACGCCACCGCCACCGAGAAGCGTCCGGAGGCCTGGCTGATGCGGGTCGAGACCAACGGCGACGGCGTCGTCAGCGACGAGCTCCTCAACAGCGAGGAGCGCGCCGACGAATTCCTGCTGATGGGTTTGCGTCTCGCCGAAGGCATCGATCCCGAGCGCTACAGGGCCCTCGCCGGCCGCCCGCTCGACCCCCGCCGCATCGCGCTGCTGCGCGAGGAAGGCGCGATCACCGTGGATGGCACGGGACGCCTGCGCGTGACCAGCAGCGGATTTCCCGTGCTGGATGCGGTGGTCGCGGATCTGGCGGCGTAAGGAGATGCCGTAGGGTGGGCAAAGGCGCACTTGCGCCGTGCCCACCATCTCTCAACAAAACCGCGTGAATTGGTGGGCACGCTTCGCTTTGCCCACCCTACGACACCGTCGTCGTACTACGCCCCAAAGCTCTTCGGCGATCCCGCCACCGCAGCACCGCCGCCTTGCGTCACCTTCATCACGGCAAGGCCCCGTTCATTCGTGCCATCCGCGCGGAAGCGGAACAGGCCGTCGATGCCGGCAAAGCCGGAGGGGTTGGTGAGCACGTCGGAGGAGAAGCGCTGGCCGCCTTGCGTGCGCGCCAGCGCGGCGACGAGTGCGACCGCATCATAGGCGAGCGTTGCGGTGCGGATCGGCTCCGCGCCGTATTTGGTGCGGTAGCGGCCGGAGAACGCGCGAAAACCGGCCGGGTCGGGCGCGGCGTAGAGGCCACTCTGCAGCGCGGCGCTGGCATAGACGCGCGGATTGTCCCACAGGCCGGTGCCGAGCAGCTGGATGTTGCGCAGGTTCGCGCCCGCGGCCGTCATCGCATCCGCCACTGACACGACCGCATCGCCGTCATCGGCAATGAACAGCGCGTCCGCGCTGCCGAGCTGCTGCGCCACGGTGCGCGCGGGGGTGGCACGATCGGCGCCATATTTCTCGAACGCGACGATGCGCCCGCCCCGCCGCGGCACCGCCGCCTTCACCGCGGCCTCGACGACATTGCCATAGGCGTTGTCGGGTACCAGCACGGCGAAGGAGCGCTTTCCGATGCCGGCGGAATATTCGACGATGCGGTTGACGTCGGACTCCGGCAGGAACGACAACAGATAGACGCCGCGGCCGGCGATGCTGGAATCCGTCGAGAACGCGATCACCGGGATGCCGCGCGTGCGCGCGACCTGCGCCACCGCCGGCACCGATTGCGCAAACAGCGGCCCGAGGATGATCTCGGCGCCCTCGTCGACCGCCTGCTGCGCGCCGGCTTGCGCGCCTTGCGGGCTGCCATTGTCGTCCTTGATCAGGAGCTGGATGTTCGGGTTCTGGAACTCGGCCAGCGCCATCTCGGAGGCATTGCGCATCGATTGCGCGGCGAGCCCGGCGTTACCGGCAGCGGAGAGCGGCAGGATCAGACCGACCTTCACGCCGCCGGTGCCGGCGGTCGTCGCCTGCTGCTGCGGACCTGCCGGCTGGGCCGGCGGTGCGGAGCTCGAGAACGGGTTGGAGAACTGGCTGAGACTTTGCTGCACGCCGGCGCAGGCCGACAGCACGGGCGCGCCGAGCAACAGGCCGAGCGCAGTCCGCCGGGTCGCCCCTGGCGATCGGGACCCCGGAACGGGAGACTTTGGATGACGCGGGCCCAGCATGGCAGCTTCTCTTCTGACCGGCCGTGCGCCAGCCGATCACGACATTGCTTTCCGCGACACAGGCCGCGGATTCAGACAGTGTGTCGGCAAATAGTTAACCAAAACAAAAGGATAACAACCGCTTAACGCGGCCGCCGTCCCGTCCCGGCAGCTCTTTACCGTCACTCATTCACTCATCAAGGCGGCGTTTCCGTCGCGAATATGGCGCGAGGGCCCTAACTCCCTCCCGACGTGATCTTCGACCGATCACATTCCCGTCCGTTCCTCGCCCCTCACCTCGGCACGATCTTTTTCGGCGAGCCGGTTCCCAGCCCCACCGATCGTGCCTAAGTTGACTTCATTATGCGCGCAAAGCCGGCCCCGATAAATACGCCTGAAGCTCAAGACGCCGCCTCGCGCGGTTTCTCCATCGATGCCCATCGGCTCGCGGCGCCGAAGGCGGCGCCAGGCCTCCATCTGGTCGCGACCCCGATCGGCAATCTCGGCGACATCACCGTGCGGGCGCTGCAGACGCTCGCCGGCGTCGACGTCATCGCCTGCGAGGACACCCGCATCACGCGCCGCCTGACCGAGCGCTATGCGATCACGGCACAGCTCAAGCCCTATCACGAGCACAATGCGGAGGCCGCGCGTCCAAAAATCCTCGAAGCCCTCGGACAGGGCGGCTCGGTCGCGCTGGTGTCGGACGCCGGCACGCCGCTGATCTCCGATCCCGGCTTCAAGCTGGTGCGCGAGGTCTGCGCCGCCGGCCATGCGGTGTATGCGCTGCCCGGCCCGTCCTCGGTACTAGCGGCGTTGTCGGTCGCAGCCCTGCCGACCGATCGGTTCTTCTTCGAAGGCTTTTTGCCGGCGAAATCCGCGGCGCGAAAGTCGCGCCTCGCCGAGCTCGCGCGGATCGACGCGACGCTGGTGATGTTCGAATCCGGCAACCGCGTGCAGGACACGCTCGCCGATCTCGCCGAGATCATGGGGACGCGCGAGGCTGCGATCTGCCGCGAGCTGACCAAGCTGCACGAGGAGATTTCGCGCGCACCATTGAGCGAACTGGCGCGCGAGGCCGATACGCTGGAGACGCGCGGCGAATT from the Bradyrhizobium sp. WBAH42 genome contains:
- a CDS encoding penicillin-binding protein activator, which encodes MLGPRHPKSPVPGSRSPGATRRTALGLLLGAPVLSACAGVQQSLSQFSNPFSSSAPPAQPAGPQQQATTAGTGGVKVGLILPLSAAGNAGLAAQSMRNASEMALAEFQNPNIQLLIKDDNGSPQGAQAGAQQAVDEGAEIILGPLFAQSVPAVAQVARTRGIPVIAFSTDSSIAGRGVYLLSFLPESDVNRIVEYSAGIGKRSFAVLVPDNAYGNVVEAAVKAAVPRRGGRIVAFEKYGADRATPARTVAQQLGSADALFIADDGDAVVSVADAMTAAGANLRNIQLLGTGLWDNPRVYASAALQSGLYAAPDPAGFRAFSGRYRTKYGAEPIRTATLAYDAVALVAALARTQGGQRFSSDVLTNPSGFAGIDGLFRFRADGTNERGLAVMKVTQGGGAAVAGSPKSFGA
- the hemW gene encoding radical SAM family heme chaperone HemW; translation: MSRAKEAFGVYVHWPFCLSKCPYCDFNSHVRHAAIDEARFASAFAREIATTAERAPGREVTSIFLGGGTPSLMQPATVGAVLDAIGKHWTVAGDVEVTLEANPTSVEATRFAGYRSAGVNRVSLGVQALDDASLKALGRMHSAREALDAVAIARRAFDRYSFDLIYARPDQTPAMWADELRHAIDEAAEHLSLYQLTIEEGTPFFGLHQAGKLKTPDEAVARALYDVTQETCDKLGLPAYEISNHARRGAECRHNLVYWRGEEYAGIGPGAHGRLDIDGIRHATATEKRPEAWLMRVETNGDGVVSDELLNSEERADEFLLMGLRLAEGIDPERYRALAGRPLDPRRIALLREEGAITVDGTGRLRVTSSGFPVLDAVVADLAA
- the rsmI gene encoding 16S rRNA (cytidine(1402)-2'-O)-methyltransferase, yielding MRAKPAPINTPEAQDAASRGFSIDAHRLAAPKAAPGLHLVATPIGNLGDITVRALQTLAGVDVIACEDTRITRRLTERYAITAQLKPYHEHNAEAARPKILEALGQGGSVALVSDAGTPLISDPGFKLVREVCAAGHAVYALPGPSSVLAALSVAALPTDRFFFEGFLPAKSAARKSRLAELARIDATLVMFESGNRVQDTLADLAEIMGTREAAICRELTKLHEEISRAPLSELAREADTLETRGEFVLVIAPPAADAEVLTLDALDGLLREQLAAHSVKDAVAHAVALSGRPRREVYARALELAKDSRGGDGED